In Phormidium ambiguum IAM M-71, the DNA window CCGCAAAAGCTTTTACCATTTTCCCAGCATTCCGTTCTGTAGATAAGGCTTCTTCCCAAAACGGAATCCCCCGCAAGCGTTGCAAATCCTCCTCATTCAATTCTGGCCAAGGTAACTTTTCTGGTTCATACTTTAAATGGCTATCCATAAACGATTGGCAAAATAGCTGTTTATGCGCCTCAGAACCGATTTTCATGCCTCTCACTCCGTTTTTTTCTCTCTCGCCTACGTCTTTAGGTAGACTTGTTACGTTACATGGCAGATTATTACAGATTATCAAGTGTCACGCAGGTAGCATAGGATGAAAAGGATTCCTAGTAAGCTGATTCACTGTGGGCTAAAGTTTCCATAATGCAAAAGCCAACTCCCAAAGTCTCAGGAAGAGAGAAGTTTAACATTTCTAGGGTAGCGATCGCTCACCCCCGCCTTACGATCGGTTTTTGGATAGCCATCGTGGTAGCGGGGCTTTTGGCTTTTAGTTCCCTAAAATACGCCCTTTTCCCAAATATCACTTTTCCGGTAGTAGTAGTAAGTGCTTCCTCAAATCTTCCCCAAGCGACGGAAGTGGAAGCCAAAATTACTATACCGATCGAAAAGTCTCTAGAAAATATTCCCCAGCGAAAAAGTACTAATTCTTCTTCTTTTCCTCAACAATCATTAGTTAATTTATCTTTTCAAGTAGGAACAAATTTAGAAGCAGCGGAACAACAAGTAAACGAAGCACTTCAGCCTTTACCTTTACCAGAGGGAACAAAGGTAAATGTAATTCCAATTAATTTAAATGAATCGGCTGTTGTCAGTTACGCCATTGATAGTTCCAGCAAAAACTTGACGCAGTTGACACAAATAGCCGAAAAACAAATTGTTCCCAGCATTTCTAAATTACCGGGAGTTGGTAAAGTTAATTTATTAGGGGGAACGAAGGAAAATACAGAAAAACGAGCTTCCGCAGTTAGGTTTAATGGAACAGATGCGCTGTCTTTTCAAGTAGTAAAAAAAGGTGAAGCCAACACCTTAGAAGTAACCACATCGGTGGAACAGCAAGTCGAAAAATTGCGATCGCAATTACCCGATGTTAAATTTATCCTCGCCGCCACTCAAGCAGATTTCATTAAAGCTGCTACTCAAGCCACGATCGATTCCTTAATTGAAGCAATTATTTTATCTGTAGTTGTAATTTTCCCCTTTTTGTGGAACTGGCGAGCGACTTTTATTTCCGCCTTAGCGATCCCAATTTCTTTGTTGGGAACTTTCATCGTGATGGCGTTTTTTGGCTTCAATTTAGAAACAATTACTCTGCTAGCTTTAGCCTTAGTTATTGGTAGTATCATCGATGATGCGATCGTCGATGTGGAAAACATTACTCGCCACATTGAAAACGGCGAAACTCCCCGTAATGCAGCTTTAAACGCTACCAAAGAAATCGGTTTAACTGTAACCGCAACCACTTTAACAGCTGTAGCCGTGTTTTTGCCGATCGCTCTCATGAGAGGTGTAATCGGTCAATTTTTCCAGCCTTTTGGTATTACCGTCTCCGCTGCTATGATTGCTTCCTGGCTAGTCGCCCGGACATTATCGCCTGTATTAGCAATTTATTGGATTAAATGCCCTGGAAATAAAGGTGCGCGTCGGGAACAAAGAATTTGGTTAAAGTTCGCCGAAGGTTATCGACAAATCTTAAAATGGTCGTTAGGACATCGCCGCATTGTAGTAGGAATAGCCGTTTTAAGTTTAGTCGGTGGTGTAGCATTAATTCCTTTTATTCCGAAAGGTTTTATCCCAAAACTCGATCGCGGCGAATTCAATATTAGTTACACCGCGCCTTTATCAGTTTCTTCCTTACTTCCTTCTTGGCTACAAGTTCCCGGCGAAGAAAGCGATCCTTTACAAGAATCTTTAGATGTCGCCAAACAACTCGAAGCAGTAGTATTAAAAGCGCCCGAAGTTGCCACAGTTTATACTACTGTTGGTACTCGTCCCCAGCAACCAAATCACGGCAATATCTACGTAAAATTAAAGCCAGAACGTCAAATTACTACCGCTGAATTTCAAGATCAAATCCGTCCGAAATTACCAGAATTACCCGGAGTTTCTATCAGCGTCGAAGATATACAATTTATCGATACTGGCGGACAAAAACCCTTACAAGTTGGTTTAATTGGCAAAGATTTAGCCCTTAGCAGTAAAGTTGCACGCCAAATTAAAGCCGAAATGGAAAAAATTCCCGGTTTAGAAGATGTAACTTTAATTGGTGCAACTGACGAACAAGGTGCAATTTTCCAAATAGAAAGAGGTAATCAACAACGAGTAGTTAATATTACCGCTAATTTAGGTCAAGGAATTACTATTGGCGAAGCAACTGATAAAATTGTTGCTATTGCTAAGCCAATTATTCCCCCTGGTGTTTCGTTGAGTTTAGGAGGAGATTCTGCCCGTAGCAACGAAATATTTACCAGTTTTGGTACTACTTTAATATTGTCGGCGCTTTGTATTTTAGTATTACTGGTATTGCTGTTTAAAAATTGGGCCGATCCTTTTGTTGTCGGTTTATCTTTGCCTTTAGCTTTAGTTGGTGCTTTACTAGCGCTATTTTTAACTAACAGCGACTTCGGCATGATTTCTTTAATTGGCTTTGTATTTCTCTTAGGAATTAGCAATAAAAACGCCATTCTCTTAGTAGATTACATTAACCAATTACGAAGAACCAAAATGGACAGAAAAGAGGCGATTTTAACCGCAGGGCCAGTACGTCTCCGACCGATTATGATGACAACAGTATCAACAATTTTAGGTATGTTACCATTAGCCTTAAATTTAGGTGCAGGTTCGGAATTACGTTCACCAATGGCAATTGCGATCGCAGGCGGTTTAGTATCATCAACTATACTCAGCCTCATAGTCGTTCCTGTCGTTTACACTTTATTAGATGACTTTCGCTCTAAGTTTAAATTAAAATAATCTATGACTAAAACAGCTTTTGTCACAGGTGGAACAGGTTTTATCGGCGCGAATTTAGTAAGATTACTTTTACAAGAAGGTTACAAAGTAAAAGCCTTAGTTCGTCCAAGTAGCAAATTAGATAACCTGCAAAAATTAGACCTTGAAATTGTCAAAGGCGACCTCAACGATCCTGACTTAGCTGATAAAATGCTTGGTTGCGAGGTATTATTTCATGTCGCCGCCCTTTACTCCCTTTGGCAATCGGATAAAGAGGCACTTTATCAACAAAATGTGTTAGGAACTAAGAACATTTTAGCCGCCGCCAGAAAAGCAAAAGTCGATCGCACTGTTTACACCAGTTCCGTCGCCGCCATCGGAGTAAAAGAAGGCGGAGTAGCCGACGAAAGCTACCAAAGTCCGGTAGAAAAGCTAATAGGTGAATATAAAAAATCCAAGTATTTAGCAGAACAAGAAGCAAAAGCCGCAGTAAAATTAGGGCAAGACGTAGTAATTGTGAACCCTAGTTGTCCGATCGGCCCTTGGGATATCAAACCCACTCCCACAGGCGATATAATTTTAAAATTCCTGCGTCGGCAAATGCCTTTTTACTTAGATACAGGCTTAAACTTTATCGATGTCCGAGACGTAGCCCAAGGACATTTGCTAGCATTAGAAAAAGGGAGAATTGGCGATCGCTATATTCTGGGAAACCAAAACCTCACCCTCAAACAATTCCTAGATCTACTCTCAGAAATTACCGGAATCCCAGCACCACAAAATACCCTTCCCTCATTCATCCCTCTAACAGTCGCTTGGATTGATGAATATGTGTTAGCACCTTTAGGTAAACCCCCTTTTGTTGCCTTGGATGGCGTACTCATGTCTCAACAAAAAATGTACTACGATGCTTCCAAAGCTGTGCAAGAATTAGGCTTACCGCAAACACCAATTCCCACAGCCTTAAAAAATACCGTAGATTGGTTTAGCAAAAATTTTGCGTTAGATTTAAAGTATAATTCCGCACGGTGACGAGGAGATAAACACTAAGATGGCAATTAACTTACTGCAAGCTTTTGAAGTCGGCAAATATATAGTTAGTCAGCGTTTAAAAGGTCGCAAACAATACCCCCTAGTGTTAATGCTAGAACCTTTATTTCGCTGCAACTTAGCTTGTACCGGATGCGGAAAAATTCAGCACCCAACGGAAATTCTCAAACAAAACCTCACCCCGGAACAATGCTTTCAAGCAGTAGAAGAATGCGGCGCACCAGTAGTTTCTATTCCTGGCGGAGAACCACTTTTACACCCACAAATTGACCAAATAGTTAAGGGATTAGTAGACCGAAAAAAATTCGTTTACCTTTGTACAAACGGTATTTTACTGGAAAAGAGTTTAGATAAATTTACACCTTCCCCTTACCTAACTTTCAGCGTTCACTTAGATGGCTTACGAGAATTACATGATAAATGTGTCGATCGCAAAGGCGTATTTGACACCGCAGTAAAAGCCATTCGCGCCGCCAAAGCCAAAGGCTTCCGCGTCACCACAAACACCACCGTTTTTGAAGGTGCAAACCCTCAAGAAATGCAAGAGTTTTTTGACTTCCTTGAAACCTTAAATATCGACGGAATGATGATTTCTCCCGGTTACAGTTACGATTGGGCACCAGATCAAGAACACTTCTTGAAACGCGAACAAACAAAAGCCTTATTCCGGGAAATCTTAGCACCCTACACAACCGGGAAAAAGAAATGGAACTTTAACCATAACCCTCTATTTTTAGACTTTCTCACAGGTGAAAAAGATTACGAATGCACCCCTTGGGGAAGTCCGAGTTACAGCGTTTTAGGTTGGCAAAAACCTTGTTACTTATTAAACGAAGGTCATTACGCCACCTTCCAAGAACTCTTAGACAACACAGACTGGAGTAAATACGGTAACAAAAGCGGCAATCCCAAATGTACAGATTGCATGGTACATTGCGGCTATGAACCGACAGCAGCTGTTGATGCAATGCAGCCTAACAACGTAGGACGTGCTATTACTAGCGTTTTTGGCATTTAGTAATTTGTAATTGGTCATTTGTCATTTTTCATTTGACCAATTTTTTCCTACTTCATGCTAATAAATTCCCTGTCTACAATTCGTTCTTCTACCAATGCTAATTGATAAGTTTCCTTGCTGCGCCGTTCATCTAAATAAGCTAAACCTGCGCCAATTGCTTCCGCTAAAATAGTCACTAACCGGAACACAGCAACTACACTCAAAACAACTCCCGGTGAAAAAGAATTACTTAAAATCATCATCGCCGCTGCTTCAAATACGCCAACACCTCCGGGTGCTCCCGGTAACACCAAAGCTGCTAACCAAGCTAAACTAAAACCACTAATCAAAATGGGAATTTGATTTGGTGTAACTGGGTGTAAAGCTATGAACGTGAAGATAAAGCCGCTACATCTGAAAGCGACAAAAATTAATTCCGCAATTAACAGTTTGATCGGATATCTTTCAATTCGACAATGGTGTAAATTTACGCCAGGACATTCTTTTTTCTTGCTCTTAAATTTACCCAAAATTATCAATGCTGGATTTAAAAACTTGGGATGAACAATCATCATTACGCCCAGCAATGACAGAATTTGTAAACCCCCATTGTTGAAGTTGTTAAAATCGATCGCCTGTCCTCGAACTAACAAACAACTGACGATCGCAGTCGTCAAAGCCGCCGCTATCATCAAAAAAGGTTCAATAATGACGCTGATAGTGGCAATTTCTCCCGGAACGCCAACTTGTTTAACGCCCCAAATTCTCCCGCAATAATGCCAAACGTGCCCAGGTAAATATTTAGCAATGTGAGTCTTTAAGTAAAGTTTGACTAACCAAAATGGTTTCAGTTTTTGCTTAAACTCCTTTAAAGTCCAATGCCAAACAATTCCAGACCAGGCAAAAGCTAATAAGCTCAAAGTAACGCCCAGTCCCAAAAATATCATTCCTGAACTATCTATTCTAATCGCTGCAACTTCTTTCCAATGATGACTGAATGCCTTGGCGAAAAAAAATAGCACTCCTCCGAGCATTACCCATTGCAAGTAACGCTTTACTTTAGACCAAACTTGGCTCATGATTTTAATCTGTTTGAATTCTACAGAGTTTTGCCAATTTCAACTAACAGACCTTACCACAAATCTAAAAAAATATCTAGATTTCCGGTTAATCTTACTTAACTTTTTCTGTGGTTAAATTGCTGCTGCTTCAATTTAATTCACAGAACTTAAACTATCTGTAACTAATAGTTTTCTCAGTTCATCTATCTTAAGGAATAGAACGATTTCTGAGCAAAATTTTGTCAAAATTACTACTAAACTCACACCTGAACTAAGTATTAAGCAACAGAAAACAAGCGTTATCTTTCTTTACCAATAGGTAGAGAAATGATTAATTAGTCACTTGCTTTGTTTCTAAGAGTAACTTATTTATAGCTAAAAGCAAGAATTTTTATAGATTCTTTAGACTAGAAAAAGATTAGTAATAATCTGTATTTCATAGATTTGTAGCAAAATAGTCGGTAAATTGATATGAAATGTTACTTATATTACTAAAATCGATTTATTCCCAGAAGCATAGCGATCGTCAACTCAAAATGCAATATTGTAAAATAAGTAATATTGATTACCCAAATTATTGATACAAATAGAGTAGGGGCGGGTTTAGCCAAAAGCTTGGAATAACTAGTCATAAGATTGAAATCAAAACCCGCCCTTGACCAAGTAGGTAATCGATATAAGATCTCAACCCTGATTCTGGACTAAATAATGAGTTCTCATCCCCTCTTGAAAGTTGAGATTTCTCAACTTAGTGTTGCAGAACGTATCCAGCTAGCTGAAGATTTATGGGACAGTATCTTTGAGCAACAAGAGGAACTTACTTTGAGTGAAGCACAACAAGAAGAATTAGATCGACGGTTAGAAAATTACCAGAAAAACCCCGCCAATGCTTCTAGTTGGGAAGAGGTTAAAAAACGGCTAGGCTTCTCCCGACGAACTATCATTTAATTATCTAATCCGAAGCAAAATCCGATATTCAGGATGCTTTTGAGTGGTATGAATCTAAAAATCCAGGTTTGGATAGAATTGAGTGTAATTGAAATTTCTGTCTCTAGGTAACTAGAACCTTTCGCTACCTTAAGTATTAGTTCTTTTCGATTTAATGCGCTTTTCATCTAAGCAAATTATACCAACTGCTAAAGTTTCCGCGATAATACTGATTAAGCGGTAGAGTGCGGCGGCGCTAAAAATAACTGCGGTAGAAAAAGGTTGCGCTAAAAGTGCGATCGCAGTTGCTTCAAAAACTCCAATTCCCCCAGGCGCACCAGGAACAACTAAAGCTGTTACCCAAGCAATACTAAAAGCACTTAATAACATTGGTAATTGGCTGAAATTATAATTAGTAAAAGCCAATAAAATCAAACAAAAACCTATGCCTCGCAAACTCAAAAATCCCAAAGAACCTACCAAAGGTTTAATTGGGTAATTATCAATTTTCCAACTCAAAGAATCTAAATTTTCCGAATCTTTAGGCTGTTTTTCAAACTTACCTAATATTTGTAAAATGGGATTGAGAACCCAAGGATGTAAGATCGTTAAAACTGCGATCGCACCAAAAATTTGCCAACTCCAAATACTTGTTTCCTGTAAAATTGAGCCGCTAATTTGCCGCCCAATCATAATCATTAAAACCGCCGCTGCTGCTTGTAAAATTGGTTCAATCAACACGCTTAAAGTTGCAGTAGAAGTAGGAACACCGGAATCTCGGAGTTTTTTTACCCTCCCATAATAATGCCAAACATTACCAGGTAAATACTTGGCAATATTAGTTTTCAAATAAACATTAATCATCCATAAACTATTTCTTGGTTGTTTGAAATCTCGCAACATCCAACTCCAAACCCAACCCGCCCAAGTTTGAGCTAAAAGAGTCACCACTAGAGAACTAGTTAAAAACAACCAGCCTGATTTATCGATCCGAATTGCTGCTACTTGTTGCCAATTTTGCCGCAATACTCCTATTAAGAAAAACAGCATAGCCCCAAAAATGATCCAGCGAATATACCGCTTGATCTTGCTAAAGAA includes these proteins:
- a CDS encoding efflux RND transporter permease subunit yields the protein MQKPTPKVSGREKFNISRVAIAHPRLTIGFWIAIVVAGLLAFSSLKYALFPNITFPVVVVSASSNLPQATEVEAKITIPIEKSLENIPQRKSTNSSSFPQQSLVNLSFQVGTNLEAAEQQVNEALQPLPLPEGTKVNVIPINLNESAVVSYAIDSSSKNLTQLTQIAEKQIVPSISKLPGVGKVNLLGGTKENTEKRASAVRFNGTDALSFQVVKKGEANTLEVTTSVEQQVEKLRSQLPDVKFILAATQADFIKAATQATIDSLIEAIILSVVVIFPFLWNWRATFISALAIPISLLGTFIVMAFFGFNLETITLLALALVIGSIIDDAIVDVENITRHIENGETPRNAALNATKEIGLTVTATTLTAVAVFLPIALMRGVIGQFFQPFGITVSAAMIASWLVARTLSPVLAIYWIKCPGNKGARREQRIWLKFAEGYRQILKWSLGHRRIVVGIAVLSLVGGVALIPFIPKGFIPKLDRGEFNISYTAPLSVSSLLPSWLQVPGEESDPLQESLDVAKQLEAVVLKAPEVATVYTTVGTRPQQPNHGNIYVKLKPERQITTAEFQDQIRPKLPELPGVSISVEDIQFIDTGGQKPLQVGLIGKDLALSSKVARQIKAEMEKIPGLEDVTLIGATDEQGAIFQIERGNQQRVVNITANLGQGITIGEATDKIVAIAKPIIPPGVSLSLGGDSARSNEIFTSFGTTLILSALCILVLLVLLFKNWADPFVVGLSLPLALVGALLALFLTNSDFGMISLIGFVFLLGISNKNAILLVDYINQLRRTKMDRKEAILTAGPVRLRPIMMTTVSTILGMLPLALNLGAGSELRSPMAIAIAGGLVSSTILSLIVVPVVYTLLDDFRSKFKLK
- the hpnA gene encoding hopanoid-associated sugar epimerase; this translates as MTKTAFVTGGTGFIGANLVRLLLQEGYKVKALVRPSSKLDNLQKLDLEIVKGDLNDPDLADKMLGCEVLFHVAALYSLWQSDKEALYQQNVLGTKNILAAARKAKVDRTVYTSSVAAIGVKEGGVADESYQSPVEKLIGEYKKSKYLAEQEAKAAVKLGQDVVIVNPSCPIGPWDIKPTPTGDIILKFLRRQMPFYLDTGLNFIDVRDVAQGHLLALEKGRIGDRYILGNQNLTLKQFLDLLSEITGIPAPQNTLPSFIPLTVAWIDEYVLAPLGKPPFVALDGVLMSQQKMYYDASKAVQELGLPQTPIPTALKNTVDWFSKNFALDLKYNSAR
- the hpnH gene encoding adenosyl-hopene transferase HpnH, whose translation is MAINLLQAFEVGKYIVSQRLKGRKQYPLVLMLEPLFRCNLACTGCGKIQHPTEILKQNLTPEQCFQAVEECGAPVVSIPGGEPLLHPQIDQIVKGLVDRKKFVYLCTNGILLEKSLDKFTPSPYLTFSVHLDGLRELHDKCVDRKGVFDTAVKAIRAAKAKGFRVTTNTTVFEGANPQEMQEFFDFLETLNIDGMMISPGYSYDWAPDQEHFLKREQTKALFREILAPYTTGKKKWNFNHNPLFLDFLTGEKDYECTPWGSPSYSVLGWQKPCYLLNEGHYATFQELLDNTDWSKYGNKSGNPKCTDCMVHCGYEPTAAVDAMQPNNVGRAITSVFGI
- a CDS encoding lysylphosphatidylglycerol synthase transmembrane domain-containing protein; its protein translation is MSQVWSKVKRYLQWVMLGGVLFFFAKAFSHHWKEVAAIRIDSSGMIFLGLGVTLSLLAFAWSGIVWHWTLKEFKQKLKPFWLVKLYLKTHIAKYLPGHVWHYCGRIWGVKQVGVPGEIATISVIIEPFLMIAAALTTAIVSCLLVRGQAIDFNNFNNGGLQILSLLGVMMIVHPKFLNPALIILGKFKSKKKECPGVNLHHCRIERYPIKLLIAELIFVAFRCSGFIFTFIALHPVTPNQIPILISGFSLAWLAALVLPGAPGGVGVFEAAAMMILSNSFSPGVVLSVVAVFRLVTILAEAIGAGLAYLDERRSKETYQLALVEERIVDREFISMK
- a CDS encoding addiction module protein; its protein translation is MSSHPLLKVEISQLSVAERIQLAEDLWDSIFEQQEELTLSEAQQEELDRRLENYQKNPANASSWEEVKKRLGFSRRTII
- a CDS encoding lysylphosphatidylglycerol synthase transmembrane domain-containing protein; amino-acid sequence: MRKITSGIRPDIRWVILTGIQFFFSKIKRYIRWIIFGAMLFFLIGVLRQNWQQVAAIRIDKSGWLFLTSSLVVTLLAQTWAGWVWSWMLRDFKQPRNSLWMINVYLKTNIAKYLPGNVWHYYGRVKKLRDSGVPTSTATLSVLIEPILQAAAAVLMIMIGRQISGSILQETSIWSWQIFGAIAVLTILHPWVLNPILQILGKFEKQPKDSENLDSLSWKIDNYPIKPLVGSLGFLSLRGIGFCLILLAFTNYNFSQLPMLLSAFSIAWVTALVVPGAPGGIGVFEATAIALLAQPFSTAVIFSAAALYRLISIIAETLAVGIICLDEKRIKSKRTNT